A genomic window from Sanguibacter antarcticus includes:
- a CDS encoding SDR family oxidoreductase, which yields MSTAFDLAGRTAVVTGGGRGLGHGITTALLDAGADVVVLGRSGIPAELSAYAEGLGRQVHFAALDLSDPARIEAVAQSVLAEHQVDILVNNAGTQARHPAVDFPLDVWDDVIAVNLRSVFQLCQLFGRPMIERGDGKIINLASLLSFQGGLTVPAYAASKGAVAQLTKALCNEWSGKGVNVNAVAPGYMATDMNEALLADPARLEQLSVRIPAGRWGTPEDIGNVVVFLAAPASAYVHGQILAVDGGWMAR from the coding sequence ATGAGCACCGCATTCGACCTCGCAGGACGCACGGCTGTCGTGACCGGCGGTGGTCGCGGTCTCGGCCACGGCATCACCACCGCTCTCCTCGATGCGGGGGCCGACGTCGTCGTCCTCGGTCGCAGCGGCATCCCCGCCGAGCTCTCGGCCTACGCCGAGGGGCTGGGACGTCAGGTGCACTTCGCTGCGCTCGACCTCTCTGACCCGGCGCGGATCGAGGCCGTCGCGCAGTCGGTGCTCGCCGAGCACCAGGTAGACATCCTCGTGAACAACGCTGGGACGCAGGCGCGCCACCCCGCCGTCGACTTCCCGCTCGACGTGTGGGACGACGTCATCGCCGTCAACCTGCGCTCGGTCTTCCAGCTCTGCCAGCTCTTCGGTCGGCCCATGATCGAGCGGGGCGACGGCAAGATCATCAACCTCGCGTCCCTGCTCAGCTTCCAGGGCGGCCTCACCGTCCCTGCCTACGCCGCGAGCAAGGGCGCCGTCGCCCAGCTGACGAAGGCGCTGTGCAACGAGTGGTCCGGCAAGGGCGTCAACGTCAACGCCGTCGCACCGGGGTACATGGCGACCGACATGAACGAGGCGCTCCTCGCGGACCCCGCGCGCCTCGAGCAGCTGTCGGTGCGGATCCCGGCCGGGCGCTGGGGCACGCCAGAGGACATCGGGAACGTCGTGG